The following proteins are encoded in a genomic region of Nitratireductor sp. GISD-1A_MAKvit:
- a CDS encoding asparaginase, protein MGNPVLVEVLRGNVVESRHRGAIAVFDADGGKVMSLGDIDRPVFPRSAVKAIQALPFVESGAADAFGFGNREIALACASHSGEPEHAALATAMVKRAGLDTDAFECGAHWSSEEHVLIEQARDLAEPTAAHNNCSGKHAGFLCTCAHLGHDPRGYVALGHPAQEAVKAAMEDVTGAAHESDLCGTDGCSIPTYAVPLKALAQGFARMATGNGFAPERAKAAKRIFAACMAEPFYVAGSGRADTRMMEAGKGRIFTKTGAEGVFCAAIPEKGIGLALKCDDGTTRAAEVMVAEVLAQLLKGDALAGTLHEMARPVLTNRRGFEVGALRPSEALVG, encoded by the coding sequence ATGGGCAATCCGGTTCTGGTCGAAGTGCTGCGCGGTAACGTTGTCGAGAGCAGGCACCGTGGCGCGATCGCCGTGTTCGATGCGGATGGCGGAAAGGTGATGAGCCTTGGCGACATTGATCGGCCCGTGTTTCCACGTTCTGCCGTAAAAGCCATTCAGGCGCTGCCTTTTGTGGAAAGCGGGGCGGCGGATGCCTTCGGCTTCGGCAATCGAGAAATCGCGCTTGCCTGCGCATCCCATTCGGGCGAGCCGGAGCATGCGGCGCTGGCGACTGCCATGGTCAAGCGTGCCGGGCTGGACACAGATGCGTTCGAATGCGGAGCGCATTGGTCGTCGGAAGAGCATGTGTTGATCGAACAGGCGCGCGATCTGGCGGAGCCGACGGCGGCGCACAACAATTGCTCGGGAAAACATGCTGGCTTTCTTTGCACCTGCGCGCATCTTGGCCATGACCCGCGTGGTTATGTGGCGCTTGGGCACCCGGCGCAGGAAGCCGTGAAGGCTGCCATGGAGGATGTGACGGGTGCAGCGCATGAAAGCGATTTGTGCGGCACGGACGGCTGTTCCATTCCCACTTATGCGGTGCCGTTGAAGGCGCTCGCGCAGGGGTTCGCGCGCATGGCGACGGGGAACGGGTTCGCGCCGGAAAGGGCGAAAGCCGCAAAGCGCATTTTTGCCGCCTGCATGGCGGAGCCGTTTTATGTGGCCGGCAGCGGGCGCGCCGATACGCGCATGATGGAAGCGGGCAAGGGACGCATTTTCACCAAGACGGGGGCGGAAGGCGTGTTTTGTGCCGCGATCCCTGAAAAGGGCATCGGCCTCGCGCTGAAATGCGATGATGGCACGACGCGTGCCGCAGAAGTGATGGTCGCCGAAGTGCTGGCGCAGCTTCTGAAGGGCGATGCGCTCGCCGGAACGTTGCATGAGATGGCCCGACCGGTTCTGACCAATCGGCGTGGCTTCGAGGTGGGTGCATTGCGGCCTTCGGAAGCGCTGGTCGGATAG
- the betI gene encoding transcriptional regulator BetI, with protein MPKIGMEPIRRRALIDAAISAIGERGALNVTMSDIAGRAGVSTALAHHYFGGKDDLLFATMRHILSQLGSEIRTAIAPLSGPERVRAIIAVNLSPDQFRPEIIAAWLAFYVEARRDAALGRLFRIYVHRLHSDLMSGLSHLPRASAIRIARGIAALIDGLYLRRALGEGVEDSATAIALVEDYLDMALAPHPPHGSLPHA; from the coding sequence ATGCCCAAGATCGGAATGGAACCCATACGCCGCCGAGCCCTCATCGATGCGGCCATCAGCGCCATCGGTGAGCGCGGCGCGCTCAACGTCACCATGTCGGACATTGCGGGTCGTGCTGGCGTCTCGACGGCCCTCGCGCATCACTATTTCGGCGGCAAGGACGACCTCCTCTTCGCCACAATGCGCCACATCCTCTCCCAGCTCGGCAGCGAGATCCGCACGGCCATCGCGCCCCTTTCCGGCCCTGAACGCGTCCGCGCAATCATTGCCGTCAACCTGTCGCCCGATCAGTTCCGGCCCGAGATCATCGCAGCATGGCTCGCCTTCTATGTGGAGGCCCGGCGCGATGCCGCACTCGGCCGCCTCTTCCGCATCTATGTGCACCGCCTGCACAGCGACCTGATGAGCGGGCTTTCTCATCTTCCTCGCGCAAGCGCCATTCGCATCGCGCGCGGCATCGCCGCCCTCATCGATGGTCTTTACCTGCGCCGCGCGCTTGGCGAGGGCGTGGAGGATTCCGCCACAGCCATCGCCCTTGTCGAAGACTATCTCGACATGGCGCTCGCCCCACACCCGCCCCATGGGAGCCTGCCCCATGCATGA
- a CDS encoding acetyl-CoA acetyltransferase, whose translation MTACIVGWAHSKFGKLTDDTLEGLIVQVAREALDHAGIGPEDVDEIVLGHFNAGFSPQDFTASLVLQADDRLRFKPATRVENACATGSAAVRQGARSIASRDARIVLVVGAEQMTKTPGPQIAQNLLKASYLPEDGEIPGGFAGVFGKIADAYFQKYGDQSDALATLAAKNHKNGVENPFAQMRKDLGFDFCRQESERNPYVAGPLKRTDCSLVSDGAAAIVLTDTQTALSMRRAVALRANEHVQDFLPMSKRDILKFEGCEEAWKRALKSAGVALDDLSFVETHDCFTIAELIEYEAMGLAKPGEGGKIALEGQTEKNGRLPVNPSGGLKAKGHPIGATGVSMHALTAMQLTGEAGGIQIPDAKLGGIFNMGGAAVANYVSILERIK comes from the coding sequence ATGACTGCATGCATTGTGGGCTGGGCCCATTCAAAGTTCGGCAAGCTGACCGATGACACGCTTGAAGGGCTGATCGTTCAGGTGGCGCGCGAGGCTCTGGACCATGCCGGCATTGGGCCTGAGGATGTGGACGAGATCGTGCTCGGCCATTTCAACGCCGGTTTCTCACCGCAGGATTTTACCGCCAGCCTCGTGCTGCAGGCCGATGACCGGCTGCGTTTCAAGCCGGCGACACGGGTGGAAAACGCCTGCGCGACCGGTTCTGCCGCCGTGCGGCAGGGTGCACGTTCCATCGCTTCGCGCGACGCCCGCATCGTGCTTGTGGTGGGCGCGGAGCAGATGACGAAAACGCCCGGCCCGCAGATCGCGCAAAACCTGCTGAAAGCGTCCTATTTGCCCGAAGATGGCGAGATTCCGGGCGGTTTTGCCGGCGTTTTCGGCAAAATCGCCGATGCCTATTTTCAGAAATATGGCGACCAGTCGGACGCGCTGGCGACGCTTGCGGCCAAGAACCACAAAAACGGTGTCGAGAACCCGTTCGCGCAGATGCGCAAGGATCTGGGTTTCGACTTCTGCCGGCAGGAGAGCGAGCGCAATCCTTATGTCGCCGGTCCGCTGAAACGCACCGATTGTTCGCTCGTTTCGGATGGTGCGGCGGCGATCGTGTTGACGGACACGCAGACGGCACTCTCCATGCGCCGCGCGGTGGCGCTGAGGGCGAACGAGCATGTGCAGGACTTCCTGCCCATGTCGAAGCGCGACATTCTGAAATTCGAGGGCTGCGAAGAGGCCTGGAAGCGCGCGTTGAAAAGCGCGGGCGTGGCGCTGGATGACCTCTCCTTCGTGGAAACCCATGACTGTTTCACCATCGCCGAACTGATCGAATATGAGGCGATGGGGCTGGCAAAGCCCGGCGAGGGCGGAAAGATCGCGCTCGAAGGTCAGACCGAGAAGAACGGGCGGCTGCCGGTGAACCCTTCAGGCGGGCTGAAGGCCAAGGGGCACCCGATCGGCGCGACTGGCGTTTCCATGCATGCGCTGACGGCGATGCAGCTAACCGGCGAGGCCGGCGGCATCCAGATCCCCGACGCGAAGCTGGGCGGTATCTTCAACATGGGGGGCGCGGCGGTCGCAAACTATGTGTCGATCCTCGAACGGATCAAATAG
- a CDS encoding DUF3750 domain-containing protein, with protein MRFFKRTLLFITLVFILPAFASLAWWAMQERPVSWRSADWSASGVLPQVTDDPRAAIYVMAARTGGMKGALSVHSWLVLKRAGASSYDRYDKVGWGSPVRRNAYPADGRWYSNTPYVVAAIKGEEAERLMPQVEAAIASYPFSRRGDYGLWPGPNSDSFTAHVLRNVPDLDIALPPTAVGRDYRPGLLAFDHTPDWSDVHVSLGGLAGIAAGLRSGVELHFLGLVAGIDLRRPALKVPGFGRVDLWPSATAGEKAAPAI; from the coding sequence ATGCGTTTTTTCAAGCGGACTTTGCTGTTTATTACCCTTGTCTTCATTCTGCCGGCCTTTGCCTCGCTGGCATGGTGGGCGATGCAGGAGCGGCCGGTCTCGTGGCGCAGCGCAGATTGGTCCGCAAGCGGCGTTCTCCCACAAGTAACCGACGATCCACGAGCTGCAATCTATGTCATGGCCGCGCGCACCGGCGGCATGAAGGGTGCCCTGTCCGTCCATAGCTGGCTCGTGCTCAAGCGCGCTGGCGCTTCATCCTATGACCGCTATGACAAGGTCGGATGGGGCAGTCCCGTGCGCCGCAACGCCTATCCGGCAGATGGACGCTGGTATTCCAACACGCCCTATGTCGTTGCCGCCATCAAGGGAGAGGAAGCCGAGCGGCTGATGCCGCAGGTAGAAGCGGCCATCGCCAGCTATCCCTTCTCGCGGCGCGGTGACTACGGGCTCTGGCCCGGGCCAAACTCCGATTCCTTCACCGCGCATGTGTTGCGTAACGTTCCGGATCTCGACATCGCCCTGCCACCAACCGCTGTCGGGCGCGATTATCGTCCGGGTCTGCTGGCGTTCGATCACACGCCCGACTGGAGCGACGTGCATGTTTCGCTGGGCGGGCTGGCGGGCATCGCTGCCGGCCTGCGTTCCGGTGTCGAGCTGCATTTTCTCGGGCTGGTCGCAGGCATCGATCTGCGCCGCCCGGCGCTCAAGGTGCCGGGCTTCGGCCGCGTCGATCTATGGCCGTCCGCAACCGCCGGAGAGAAGGCCGCGCCCGCTATTTGA